The following proteins are co-located in the bacterium genome:
- a CDS encoding cation:proton antiporter, with protein MHGAELIRDLAIIMFTAGVVTVVFHRLRQPVVLGYIVAGVIVGPHTPPFSLVHDEKTIETLAELGVVFLLFSLGLEFSLRKLARVGVTAVVAALAEILLMAWLGWTLGTAFGWGPMDALFLGAILAISSTTIIVKALDELGMKQERFAQLVFGILIVEDILAIGMIALLSGLAVTGALSAAQTATTIGALVLFLVVSFVVGILLVPRLLAYVAAFESREMLLVTVLGLCFGFCLLVLSMGYSVALGAFVIGAIMAESRQRHTIEALIEPVRDMFSAIFFVAIGILLDPRALVTYAGPIAILTLAVVAGKVLSCGLGAFVSGQDGRTSLRVGMGLAQIGEFSFIIASMGLALGVTSHFLYPIAVAVSAVTTLLTPYLIRAADPLADALARVMPPPVARVFETYTAWLGSLQPSGDRAALARIVRRIVIHVAVNCALVLALFVASGHVGPRVEMLEAWVPDARVRNAGLWGATFLVSLPFLVAAYRKLKALSLLLAEVQVTPARAGQYTEPARRVVAEVIPVIGLALLFVLITAASGSILPPAELLMLTLALGALLTGLLWHRMVRLHARLQIALLDARADGESD; from the coding sequence ATGCACGGCGCCGAGCTCATCCGCGATCTGGCCATCATCATGTTCACCGCCGGGGTGGTGACGGTGGTCTTCCACCGCCTGCGCCAACCCGTCGTCCTCGGCTACATCGTCGCGGGCGTCATCGTCGGGCCGCACACCCCGCCCTTCAGCCTGGTCCACGACGAGAAGACGATCGAGACGCTCGCCGAGCTGGGCGTGGTCTTCTTGCTCTTCTCGCTCGGCCTCGAGTTCAGCCTGCGCAAGCTGGCGCGGGTCGGCGTGACCGCCGTGGTCGCGGCACTCGCCGAGATCCTCCTCATGGCATGGCTCGGCTGGACGTTGGGAACCGCCTTCGGCTGGGGGCCGATGGACGCCCTCTTCCTCGGTGCCATCCTCGCCATCTCCTCGACCACGATCATCGTGAAGGCACTCGACGAGCTCGGCATGAAGCAGGAGCGCTTCGCGCAGCTCGTCTTCGGCATCCTCATCGTCGAGGACATCCTCGCCATCGGCATGATCGCGCTGCTCTCCGGGCTCGCGGTCACCGGCGCCCTCAGCGCCGCCCAGACGGCGACGACGATCGGCGCACTGGTGCTCTTCCTCGTGGTGTCGTTCGTCGTCGGCATTCTGCTCGTACCACGACTCCTCGCATACGTGGCGGCCTTCGAGAGCCGGGAGATGCTCCTCGTCACGGTGCTCGGCCTCTGCTTCGGCTTCTGCCTGCTGGTGCTCTCGATGGGCTACAGCGTCGCGCTCGGGGCCTTCGTGATCGGCGCGATCATGGCGGAATCGCGCCAGCGGCACACGATCGAGGCGCTGATCGAGCCGGTGCGCGACATGTTCAGCGCCATCTTCTTCGTCGCGATCGGCATCCTGCTCGATCCGCGCGCGCTGGTGACCTACGCAGGCCCGATCGCGATCCTCACGCTCGCCGTCGTCGCCGGCAAGGTCCTGTCCTGCGGCCTCGGAGCCTTCGTCTCCGGGCAGGACGGGCGGACCTCGCTGCGCGTCGGCATGGGCCTCGCCCAGATCGGCGAGTTCTCCTTCATCATCGCCTCGATGGGCCTCGCCCTCGGCGTGACCAGCCACTTCCTCTATCCCATCGCGGTCGCGGTCTCCGCCGTGACGACGCTGCTGACGCCCTACCTCATCCGCGCCGCCGATCCGTTGGCCGACGCCCTGGCGCGCGTGATGCCGCCGCCGGTCGCGCGCGTCTTCGAGACCTACACGGCGTGGCTCGGCAGCCTGCAGCCGAGCGGCGACCGCGCCGCGCTGGCGCGCATCGTCCGGCGCATCGTGATCCACGTCGCCGTCAACTGTGCGCTCGTCCTCGCCCTCTTCGTCGCGAGCGGGCACGTCGGGCCGCGCGTGGAGATGCTCGAGGCCTGGGTCCCCGACGCACGCGTGCGCAACGCCGGCCTCTGGGGCGCGACCTTCCTCGTGTCCCTACCCTTCCTGGTCGCGGCCTATCGCAAGCTGAAGGCCCTGAGCCTCCTCCTCGCCGAAGTGCAGGTGACGCCCGCGCGCGCCGGCCAGTACACCGAGCCCGCGCGCCGCGTGGTCGCGGAGGTCATCCCGGTGATCGGCCTGGCCCTGCTCTTCGTCCTCATCACGGCCGCGAGCGGCAGCATCCTGCCGCCCGCCGAGCTGCTCATGCTGACGCTGGCGTTGGGCGCGCTGCTCACCGGGCTCCTCTGGCACCGCATGGTGCGCCTGCACGCGCGGCTCCAGATCGCACTGCTCGACGCGCGCGCCGACGGCGAGTCCGACTGA